GCAGGCGCTCGGCCACCGCCTCGAAAGGCAGCCCATGCAGCACCCGCCGGTTCAGCGCCAGCAACTGCTTCGGATCGAAGCGCGGCGCCCCGCGCGAGAAATCGCCAAGGTCGAACGTCCCCGCCAGCTCCTCCAGCGTCAGCGGCTCCGGGTCGCGCCGGCTGCCCAGCCTCGCCAGGTAAGAGACCAGCGCCATCGCCTCGATCCCGTCGCGCCGGAACTGCCGCACCGAAACGCTCCCCGCCCGCTTCGACAGTTTTTCGCCCGTCACGTCCGAAATCAGCGGTAGATGCCCGAACGCCGGCACCGCCCGCCGCGGCTCCAGCGCGCGCATCAGGTCGATCTGCACCGCCGTGTTGGTCACATGATCCTCGCCGCGGATCACATGCGTCACCCCCAGCTCCAGATCGTCCACCACCGAGGTGAACGTATAGAGCGGCGTACCGTCGGCGCGGATCAGCACCGGGTCGGACACGGTGCCGAGCACCACCTCCCGCCGGCCCAGCACCAGGTCGTTCCACGCCACCGCCCCGTCCGACAGCTTGAACCGGAAATAGGGCCGCTTGCCGCCCGCCTCCGCCGCCGCGCGCTGCTCGGCCGTCAGGCTCAGCATCGCCCGGTCATACACCGGCGGCAGATGCCGCTTCGCCCGCAGCGCCCGCTTCGCCGCGAGCTCCTCCTCCGACTCGAAACACGGATAGAGCAGCCCCGCCGCCTTCAGCCGCTCCGCCGCCGCCGCGTAGCGGTCCATCCGGTCGGACTGCCGCGCCATCTCGTCCCAGCCGATGCCGAGCCAGCGCAGGTCCTGCTCGATCCCCGCCTCGTATTCCGGCTTCGACCGCTCGCGGTCGGTATCGTCGATGCGCAGCAGCAGCGTCCCGCCCATCGCCCGCGCGGCGAGGGCGTTGACCACCGCGAGCCTCGCATTGCCCGCGTGCAGATGACCGGTGGGGGAGGGTGCGAAACGGAACTTGACCATGTCCCTCCGCTAGCATGGCATGATTGCGCCGGGCGAGAGGCCTCGCGCGCATTTTCATGGCATAACCGCTCCCCGTCCGGGAGACCCACACGTGAGCGCCACCGTCCAGACCCGCCCCCAGGCCACCGGCCGCACCGCCATGGCCGTGCTCGTCGGCGTCAGCATCTGCCACCTGCTGAACGACATGCTGCAGGTCCTGCTGCCGGCGGTCTACCCGCTGCTCAAGGGCGGCTTTCACCTGAACTTCGCGCAGATCGGCCTGATCACCCTGGTCTACCAGGCCACCGGCTCGCTGCTGCAACCGCACGTCGGCCTCTATACCGATGCGCGGCCGATGCCCTACTCGCTGCCGGTCGGCATGGCGCTGTCGATGTCCGGCATCGTCACCATCGCCTGGGCGCCGAGCTACGACATCCTGCTGGCCGGCGCCTGCCTGCTCGGCATGGGCTCGTCGATCTTCCATCCCGAATCGGCGCGCATCGCCCGCGTCGCCTCCGGCGGCCGGCACGGCCTCGCCCAGGCGATCTTCCAGGTCGGCGGCAATTTCGGCCAGTCCCTCGGCCCGCTGCTCGCCGCCTTCTTCATCCTGCCGCGCGGGCGGGCGAGCATGGCCTGGTTCGCCATCGCCGCCCTCTGCGGCATGGCGCTCCTCACCGCGCTCGGCCACTGGTTCCGCGCCAGCGGCCACGCCCGCCCCCGGCAGCGGACGACGCTCACCGCCGCCGACCTCGACACGCGCAAGGTGCTGGTCCCGCTCGCCCTGCTCGGCGTGCTGATGATGTCGAAATTCGTCTACCTCTCGAGCATCAACTCCTATTACATCTTCTACCTGATGCACCGCTTCGGCCTGAAGGTGCAGGCGGCGCAGATCGACCTGTTCATCTTCCTCGCCTCGGCGGCGGCGGGAATCATGATCGGCGGGCCGATCGGCGACAGGGTGGGCCGCCGCACCGTGATCATCGGCTCCATCCTCGGCGTGCTGCCCTTCACCCTCGCGCTGCCCTATGTCGGCGAGACGATGACGGTGGTGCTCTCGGTCATCATCGGGCTGATCCTGTCCTCCGCCTTCGCCTCGATCGTGGTCTACGCGAACGAGCTGGTGCCGGGCCGGGTCGGCGCCGTCTCCGGCCTGTTCTTCGGCCTCGCCTTCGGCATCGCCGGGCTCGGCGCCGCCGGCCTCGGCGTGGTGGCGGACTGGACCAGCATCACCACCGTCTACCAGATCTGCGCGGTGCTGCCCGCACTCGGCATCGTCGCCCTCTGGCTGCCGAAACTGCACTGACCGCGCGCGGTTGGCGTTTCCCCGCCGGGCCGGCTATGCAGGGCCGATGCGGAGACCGAGATGCCAGCTGCCGTGAACCCCCCGCCCGACGACCTGCCCGCCGAGCCCACCCAGGCGCGCCGGTTCGGCAAGGCGCGCACGGCGCAGGCGAGCGCCGTGCTGGAAGACTATGTCGAGCTGATCGCCGACCTTATCGCGATCAATGGCGAGGCGCGGCCGATCGACATCGCCCGCCGCCTCGGCGTCTCGCACCCGACGGCGGTGAAGACCATCGCCCGGCTCAAGCGCGAGGGGCTGGCCACGGCGAAACCCTATCGCGGCGTCTTCCTCACCGAGGCGGGCCAGGCGCTGGCCGAGCGCGTGCGCACCCGGCACCGGCTGGTGGTCGCCCTGCTCAAGGCGGTCGGCGTGCCGCCCGAGACCGCCGAGGCCGATGCCGAGGGCATCGAGCACCACGTGTCGGACATCGCGCTGAACGCCTTCAGCCGCTATCTCAAGACCCGGGGCTGATCCGGCCGGACGGGCATCGTCCGAACGGGCAGGGCGATGCTTGCGCTGGATCAAGGGGGGCAACCACGCCCGCTCCTAGCCTGAGCCCGTTGGCGCGCCACGGGGCGCGCCGGTGCATCGCACAGGCAGAGGAGATCATCCGCCATGTCCACCCTTCGTCACCGCCGCGCCGTGCTGGCATTCGCCGCCGCCGGCCTCGCCGCGCTGGGCGCCGGCCGCGCCTTCGCCCAGGACCAGACCCGCACCCAGGACCAGACCCGCGCCCAGGATCAGCTTCGCACGCAGGACCAGCAGCGCCTGCTCGACCAGCAGCGCCTGCGCGAGCGCCAGCAGGACCGGCTGCACCAGCGGGCCGACGCCGAGACCGAGCGGCTGCGCGAGCGCGAGCGCGACCGCCTTCGCGAGCGCGACCGCGAGAACGAGCGCGCGCAGATGCGCAACGGCAACGGCAATGGCAACGGCGAGCAGAACCGCGTCCAGAACCAGTACGAGAATCAGAACCAGAACCAGTATCAGGACCAGATGCAGAACCGCTCGGGGATGGGCGGCGTCGGCGGCGGCGGCATGGGCGGCGGAATGAGCGGCGGCGGCCGCGGGCGCTGAGCGCGGCGGCGCCGGTCAGGACGGGCCGGCGCCGCCTTCCGCGCGCGCCCGCAGCGCCTCGAACAGCACGAGCGTCGCGCTGACGATCAGCGGGCCGAGCACGAAACCCGGCGGGCCGAACAGGATCAGCC
This genomic interval from Acidiphilium multivorum AIU301 contains the following:
- the gltX gene encoding glutamate--tRNA ligase, whose product is MVKFRFAPSPTGHLHAGNARLAVVNALAARAMGGTLLLRIDDTDRERSKPEYEAGIEQDLRWLGIGWDEMARQSDRMDRYAAAAERLKAAGLLYPCFESEEELAAKRALRAKRHLPPVYDRAMLSLTAEQRAAAEAGGKRPYFRFKLSDGAVAWNDLVLGRREVVLGTVSDPVLIRADGTPLYTFTSVVDDLELGVTHVIRGEDHVTNTAVQIDLMRALEPRRAVPAFGHLPLISDVTGEKLSKRAGSVSVRQFRRDGIEAMALVSYLARLGSRRDPEPLTLEELAGTFDLGDFSRGAPRFDPKQLLALNRRVLHGLPFEAVAERLPEGCGAEFWMAVRGNLDLLSEARLWREVVSGEIETPSLPEAASLLRAALEALPPEPWDETTWKGWTGAVAAASGARGKALYLPLRLALTGESHGPELAALLPLIGRARAAARLERAAG
- the mntR gene encoding manganese-binding transcriptional regulator MntR; this translates as MPAAVNPPPDDLPAEPTQARRFGKARTAQASAVLEDYVELIADLIAINGEARPIDIARRLGVSHPTAVKTIARLKREGLATAKPYRGVFLTEAGQALAERVRTRHRLVVALLKAVGVPPETAEADAEGIEHHVSDIALNAFSRYLKTRG
- a CDS encoding MFS transporter, with translation MSATVQTRPQATGRTAMAVLVGVSICHLLNDMLQVLLPAVYPLLKGGFHLNFAQIGLITLVYQATGSLLQPHVGLYTDARPMPYSLPVGMALSMSGIVTIAWAPSYDILLAGACLLGMGSSIFHPESARIARVASGGRHGLAQAIFQVGGNFGQSLGPLLAAFFILPRGRASMAWFAIAALCGMALLTALGHWFRASGHARPRQRTTLTAADLDTRKVLVPLALLGVLMMSKFVYLSSINSYYIFYLMHRFGLKVQAAQIDLFIFLASAAAGIMIGGPIGDRVGRRTVIIGSILGVLPFTLALPYVGETMTVVLSVIIGLILSSAFASIVVYANELVPGRVGAVSGLFFGLAFGIAGLGAAGLGVVADWTSITTVYQICAVLPALGIVALWLPKLH